A genomic region of Vespa crabro chromosome 19, iyVesCrab1.2, whole genome shotgun sequence contains the following coding sequences:
- the LOC124430737 gene encoding RNA polymerase II degradation factor 1 gives MDLTEAFAPGGGGEDLPKTDFFDFVVSPPPHCTSTDGVVSDEESFLHRTTCRSIGYLQQSHEEHESSRDIHGSPFIKETNNNTLTALPPVSTITGSLSHHHHHHHHHHHHQHHVRAHHGNTCNVQQSGEQVAMDQSDCDYWATDESKEQTCNILLEDLNKYCWSAHANAQTHGNDSVGVHPGGPNDHHQTVGRGCNANDRQNTDGAIYTLTVLNNEANSMDALDCCKSPPPTSGDSWSLRPNLDLDAILSLEPSSADQEHDQTTNMAEVSRTVNDRFHTDRFTVPTSQYTTDDSGFVESKELCARAPSANANCTGGGGGGGGGGGGGGGGGGGTGGGDNNNDWKLSDQNLQEAAAVAAAAVAVGAGDSAESLLRSALQGKLYTGPTQVVSSSSPTSQGSAMSIPVSNNAALQMVTDQQQQQQQQQQQQQQQQQQQQQQQQQQQQQQDESMHACTDEDLLLSQLDQTTYRPGDYEKLKSIANEVVESYCSLEPVCNVSATTTVMYTLDPTSGSLGTITLPADLGQVSTVTVVTAAQQDVLQQQTTPRTDVEQQQQQQQQQQQQQQPQQQQQQQQQPPTNQLQMTSSRVGVTNKPPKKYCRRANRNNNNANSSSNGNAADGTGNSTGQQQGASSGSPGSVQRKERSLHYCSICSKGFKDKYSVNVHIRTHTGEKPFACSLCGKSFRQKAHLAKHYQTHVTQKPSVQAQQPPNNSGNNSGSNNPSPSAETTSTNATPTTPITSRSQQHPVQLDPNGNACNPPS, from the coding sequence ATGGACCTAACGGAGGCATTTGCCCCGGGCGGGGGCGGTGAGGATTTACCAAAAACGGATTTTTTTGATTTCGTAGTCTCGCCGCCTCCTCATTGTACCTCTACGGACGGTGTTGTATCGGACGAGGAGAGCTTTCTCCATCGTACCACCTGTCGGAGTATCGGTTATCTTCAGCAGAGTCACGAGGAGCACGAGTCGAGCCGAGATATTCATGGGTCCCCGTTTATAAAAGAGACCAATAACAACACGTTGACGGCACTACCGCCGGTTTCGACGATAACCGGTTCACTCagtcatcatcaccatcatcatcatcatcatcatcatcatcagcacCACGTGCGAGCTCATCACGGTAACACCTGTAACGTACAACAGAGTGGCGAACAGGTGGCAATGGATCAGTCCGATTGCGATTATTGGGCCACGGATGAGAGTAAAGAACAAACGTGCAATATATTACTCGAGGATCTAAACAAGTATTGTTGGTCGGCCCATGCAAATGCACAGACGCACGGGAACGATTCCGTTGGCGTTCATCCGGGTGGACCGAACGATCATCATCAGACGGTCGGCCGAGGATGTAACGCGAACGATCGACAAAATACAGACGGTGCGATTTATACTTTGACGGTATTGAACAACGAGGCTAATTCAATGGACGCATTGGATTGTTGCAAGAGTCCACCGCCAACGTCAGGTGACTCATGGTCGTTGCGGCCTAATCTAGATCTCGACGCTATACTCAGCCTTGAGCCATCCTCGGCCGATCAGGAACACGATCAAACGACGAACATGGCGGAAGTATCGAGGACCGTCAACGATAGGTTTCATACCGATCGTTTCACCGTACCAACCTCTCAATACACCACGGACGACAGTGGTTTCGTCGAGAGCAAGGAACTCTGTGCCAGAGCGCCGTCCGCCAACGCGAATTGCACCGGCGGCGgaggcggcggcggcggcggtggcggtggcggtggcggtggcggtggtggcaCCGGCGGCGgcgacaataacaacgattggAAGTTGTCAGACCAGAATCTTCAAGAGGCTGCGGCGGTAGCGGCTGCCGCCGTGGCGGTTGGTGCCGGTGATTCGGCCGAGAGTCTTCTCAGAAGCGCTCTCCAAGGTAAACTTTACACAGGACCGACACAAGTGGTTTCCTCCTCGTCGCCGACGTCTCAAGGATCGGCCATGTCCATACCGGTTAGCAATAATGCTGCTTTACAAATGGTAACCgatcaacaacaacagcaacagcaacaacaacaacagcagcagcaacaacagcaacagcaacaacagcagcaacaacaacagcaacaacaacaagacgAATCCATGCACGCGTGTACCGACGAAGATTTATTACTTTCTCAGTTGGATCAAACGACCTATCGACCTGGCGATTACGAAAAGCTTAAGAGTATAGCGAACGAGGTAGTCGAGTCTTATTGCAGCCTCGAGCCAGTCTGTAACGTCTCGGCTACGACGACCGTGATGTATACATTGGATCCAACCAGTGGTAGTCTCGGTACCATCACGTTACCAGCCGATCTTGGTCAAGTCAGCACCGTCACGGTGGTCACGGCAGCACAGCAGGACGTGTTACAGCAACAAACGACTCCTCGTACGGACGtcgaacaacaacaacaacagcagcagcagcagcaacagcaacagcagccccaacagcaacagcagcaacaacagcagccgCCAACGAATCAACTCCAAATGACTTCCTCTCGTGTCGGTGTCACTAACAAACCTCCGAAGAAGTACTGCAGGCGagcaaatagaaataacaacaatgcaAATAGCTCGAGCAACGGTAATGCCGCTGATGGCACTGGTAATTCTACTGGACAACAACAGGGTGCCTCTAGTGGCTCACCAGGTAGCGTTCAACGAAAGGAACGTTCTTTACATTATTGTAGTATCTGTAGTAAAGGCTTCAAGGACAAATACAGCGTGAACGTTCACATCAGGACACATACCGGAGAGAAACCATTTGCCTGTTCGCTTTGCGGCAAGAGCTTCAGGCAAAAGGCGCACCTAGCTAAACATTATCAAACCCACGTAACCCAGAAACCAAGTGTTCAAGCCCAACAGCCACCTAACAACAGTGGTAACAACAGTGGAAGTAATAATCCAAGTCCATCGGCGGAAACCACTAGTACCAATGCTACACCGACGACACCTATTACCAGTAGGAGTCAACAACATCCGGTTCAACTCGATCCAAACGGAAATGCATGCAATCCGCCGAGTTAG